Proteins encoded in a region of the Arvicanthis niloticus isolate mArvNil1 chromosome 16, mArvNil1.pat.X, whole genome shotgun sequence genome:
- the Ano8 gene encoding anoctamin-8 isoform X3, whose protein sequence is MAEAASGAGDVTLEGERGKRPPPEGEPAAPASGVLDKLFGKRLLQAGRYLVSHKAWMKTVPTEDCDVLMTFPDTTDDHTLLWLLNHIRVGIPELIVQVRHHRHTRAYAFFVTATYESLLRGADELGLRKAVKAEFGGGTRSFSCEEDFIYENVESELRFFTSQERQSIIRFWLQNLRAKQGEALHNVRFLEDQPIIPELAARGIIQQVFPVHEQRILNRLMKSWVQAVCENQPLDDICDYFGVKIAMYFAWLGFYTSAMVYPAVFGSVLYTFTEADQTSRDVSCVVFALFNVIWSTLFLEEWKRRGAELAYKWGTLDSPGEAVEEPRPQFRGIRRISPITRAEEFYYPPWKRLLFQLLVSLPLCLACLVSVFVLMLGCFQLQELVLSVKGLPRLIRFLPKVMLALLVSVSAEGYKKLAVWLNDMENYRLESTYERHLIIKVVLFQFVNSYLSLFYIGFYLKDMDRLKELLLLLSLTQSLERQLRAALVPLAALRFRLLLLSLRGLLLVARAKMLATLLITRQLLQNVREVLQPHLYRRLGSGELGLRTILELARALLGLLNPLRPDPRRHLDAQADEGGAGSRRCLGGGCGAPEEEEEEEEAAVERRPAGEGGEVPEGPRGGKEDEEDEDEDEEEDDEYEGEEGSLLDCGLRLKKVSFAERGAGRRKPGPSPDGLLEEGSPTMVEKGLEPGVFTLAEEDDEPEGPPGSPGPEPQTVLFRRAGGEGRDQGLDGDRDPETGSGDAAGRQKRQNRSSWIDPPEEEHSPQLTQAELESCMKKYEDTFQDYQEMFVQFGYVVLFSSAFPLAALCALVNNLIEIRSDAFKLCTGLQRPFGQRVESIGQWQKVMEAMGVLAIVVNCYLIGQCGQLQRLFPWLSPEAAIVSVVVLEHLALLVKYLIHAAIPDIPGWVAEEMAKLEYQRREAFKRHERQAQQHFQQQQRRRREEEERQRHAEQQARRERDAGGREEARAEAPGPDPAAERGAAKAKGSERPRRPGALLPPGPVLRLKQIIPLQTRPPAPTGCAPPPRSPADTRLPAFLSLRFLKAPERGPSPPRPGKLFAFAAREPAANGAPGGGARAHRSAGDEPAAAEPEPRLEDAGHRP, encoded by the exons ATGGCCGAGGCGGCTTCGGGCGCCGGGGACGTGACCCTGGAGGGGGAGCGGGGCAAGAGGCCCCCGCCCGAGGGCGAGCCTGCGGCGCCTGCGTCGGGAGTACTGG ATAAACTATTTGGGAAGAGGCTCCTGCAGGCTGGCCGCTACCTGGTGTCCCACAAGGCATGGATGAAGACAGTGCCCACCGAGGATTGCGATGTGCTCATGACCTTCCCAG ACACCACTGATGATCACACGCTGCTGTGGCTGCTGAATCACATCCGGGTGGGCATTCCCGAGCTGATCGTGCAAGTTCGTCACCACCGCCACACGCGTGCCTATGCCTTCTTTGTCACCGCCACATACGAGAG CCTACTCCGTGGGGCCGACGAGCTGGGTCTGCGCAAGGCCGTGAAGGCCGAGTTTGGAGGGGGCACCCGCAGCTTCTCCTGCGAAGAGGACTTCATCTACGAGAATGTGGAGAGCGAACTACGCTTCTTCACATCGCAG GAGCGGCAGAGCATCATTCGCTTCTGGTTGCAGAACCTTCGAGCCAAGCAGGGGGAGGCTCTGCATAACGTGCGCTTCTTGGAGGACCAGCCAATCA TTCCGGAGCTGGCTGCACGAGGCATCATACAGCAGGTGTTTCCAGTACACGAGCAGCGTATTCTGAATCGTCTCATGAAGTCCTGGGTGCAGGCCGTGTGTGAAAACCAGCCTTTAG ATGATATCTGTGACTATTTTGGTGTGAAGATTGCCATGTATTTTGCCTGGCTGGGCTTCTACACATCGGCAATGGTTTATCCCGCTGTCTTTGGCTCTGTTCTGTATACATTCACTGAGGCTGATCAG ACAAGCCGGGATGTTTCCTGTGTGGTCTTCGCTCTCTTCAATGTGATCTGGTCAACACTGTTCTTGGAGGAGTGGAAACGGAGGGGGGCAGAGCTAGCCTACAAATGGGGTACACTAGACTCACCTGGGGAGGCTGTGGAAGAGCCACGTCCCCAGTTCAGG GGCATCCGGCGCATCAGCCCCATCACCCGGGCTGAGGAGTTCTACTACCCGCCCTGGAAGCGACTGCTCTTCCAGCTGCTTGTCAGCCTGCCTCTGTGCCTGGCCTGCCTTGTCTCCGTCTTTGTACTGATGCTGGGCTGCTTCCAGCTGCAG GAGCTAGTCTTGAGCGTGAAAGGTCTGCCCCGCCTGATTCGCTTCTTGCCCAAGGTCATGCTAGCCCTGCTGGTCAGTGTGAGTGCTGAGGGCTACAAGAAGTTAGCTGTGTGGCTCAATGACATGG AGAATTACCGGCTAGAGAGCACCTACGAGAGGCACCTTATCATCAAAGTCGTCTTG TTCCAGTTTGTCAACTCGTACTTGAGTCTGTTCTACATCGGCTTCTACCTCAAAGACATGGACCGCCTGAAAGAG CTCCTGCTACTCCTGTCCCTGACCCAGAGCCTCGAGCGGCAGTTGCGGGCGGCGCTGGTCCCGCTCGCGGCCCTGCGGTTCCgcctgctcctcctgtccctccggGGTCTCCTGCTCGTGGCCCGGGCCAAA ATGCTAGCCACCCTACTCATCACCCGGCAGTTGCTGCAGAACGTGCGCGAGGTGCTGCAGCCGCATCTGTACCGCAGGCTGGGCAGCGGGGAGCTAGGCTTGCGCACCATCCTAGAGCTGGCCCGGGCTCTGCTAGGCCTGCTGAACCCCTTGCGCCCAGACCCCCGACGGCACTTGGATGCCCAGGCTGATGAGGGTGGAGCTGGAAGCCGCAGGTGCCTGGGCGGTGGCTGCGGGGCgccggaggaggaggaggaggaggaggaggcggctgTGGAGCGGAGGCCAGCAGGGGAAGGTGGGGAGGTTCCAGAAGGGCCTCGGGGTggcaaggaggatgaggaggacgaggacgaggacgaggaggaggacgACGAATATGAGGGCGAGGAAGGAAGCCTCCTGGACTGCGGGCTGCGCCTCAAGAAGGTCAGCTTCGCTGAACGGGGCGCAGGGCGGCGCAAGCCAGGCCCGAGCCCTGACGGCCTCCTGGAGGAGGGGAGCCCCACCATGGTGGAAAAGGGGCTGGAGCCTGGTGTGTTTACGCTGGCTGAAGAAGATGATGAGCCCGAGGGGCCTCCAGGCAGCCCCGGGCCAGAGCCCCAGACCGTCTTGTTTCGTCGAGCGGGCGGCGAGGGCCGCGACCAAGGGCTTGATGGAGACCGAGATCCGGAGACTGGCTCTGGCGACGCGGctgggagacagaagagacagaacagGTCCTCGTGGATCGACCCGCCAGAGGAGGAGCATTCACCGCAGCTCAcgcaggcagagctggagagctgcATGAAGAAGTATGAG GACACTTTCCAGGACTACCAGGAGATGTTTGTGCAGTTTGGCTATGTAGTGCTCTTCTCCTCTGCCTTCCCGCTGGCCGCCCTGTGTGCCCTAGTCAACAACCTGATTGAGATCCGCAGTGATGCCTTCAAGCTCTGCACTGGTCTACAGCGGCCTTTCGGCCAGCGCGTGGAGAGCATTGGCCAGTGGCAG AAGGTCATGGAGGCAATGGGTGTGCTGGCCATCGTGGTGAACTGCTACCTCATTGGCCAGTGTGGCCAGCTGCAGCGCCTGTTCCCCTGGCTGAGCCCAGAGGCAGCCATTGTGTCTGTGGTGGTGCTAGAG CATTTGGCTCTTCTAGTGAAGTACCTCATCCACGCAGCCATCCCCGACATCCCCGGCTGGgtggctgaggagatggccaAACTGGAGTACCAGCGACGAGAAGCCTTCAAG CGGCACGAGCGGCAGGCGCAGCAGCACtttcagcagcagcagaggcggCGGCGCGAGGAGGAGGAGCGGCAGCGGCACGCGGAGCAGCAGGCGCGGCGGGAGCGCGACGCGGGAGGCCGCGAGGAGGCGCGCGCGGAGGCCCCCGGCCCGGATCCTGCGGCGGAGCGCGGCGCGGCCAAAGCCAAGGGCAGCGAGCGGCCCCGAAGGCCCGGAGCGCTGCTGCCGCCCGGCCCTGTGCTGCGGCTGAAGCAGATCATCCCGTTGCAGACTCGACCGCCCGCGCCCACCGGGTGCGCGCCCCCGCCGCGCTCGCCCGCGGACACGCGCCTGCCCGCCTTCCTCAGCTTGCGCTTCCTCAAGGCGCCGGAGCGCGGCCCGTCCCCGCCGCGGCCCGGGAAGCTGTTCGCTTTCGCGGCGCGCGAGCCCGCAGCCAACGGGGCCCCCGGGGGCGGCGCGCGCGCTCACAGGAGCGCCGGGGACGAGCCCGCGGCCGCCGAGCCGGAGCCGCGGCTGGAGGACGCAGGTCACAGGCCTTAA
- the Ano8 gene encoding anoctamin-8 isoform X4 translates to MPSLSPPHTRVLRLGMVSWGSHGETTMPCPARSLLRGADELGLRKAVKAEFGGGTRSFSCEEDFIYENVESELRFFTSQERQSIIRFWLQNLRAKQGEALHNVRFLEDQPIIPELAARGIIQQVFPVHEQRILNRLMKSWVQAVCENQPLDDICDYFGVKIAMYFAWLGFYTSAMVYPAVFGSVLYTFTEADQTSRDVSCVVFALFNVIWSTLFLEEWKRRGAELAYKWGTLDSPGEAVEEPRPQFRGIRRISPITRAEEFYYPPWKRLLFQLLVSLPLCLACLVSVFVLMLGCFQLQELVLSVKGLPRLIRFLPKVMLALLVSVSAEGYKKLAVWLNDMENYRLESTYERHLIIKVVLFQFVNSYLSLFYIGFYLKDMDRLKEVRGCAPSQGQHPGPLGTDPCKGSRALQPLPPVLHPSLLFVRLSMCPFSACRFPLPSVRPPVRSVPPQLLLLLSLTQSLERQLRAALVPLAALRFRLLLLSLRGLLLVARAKMLATLLITRQLLQNVREVLQPHLYRRLGSGELGLRTILELARALLGLLNPLRPDPRRHLDAQADEGGAGSRRCLGGGCGAPEEEEEEEEAAVERRPAGEGGEVPEGPRGGKEDEEDEDEDEEEDDEYEGEEGSLLDCGLRLKKVSFAERGAGRRKPGPSPDGLLEEGSPTMVEKGLEPGVFTLAEEDDEPEGPPGSPGPEPQTVLFRRAGGEGRDQGLDGDRDPETGSGDAAGRQKRQNRSSWIDPPEEEHSPQLTQAELESCMKKYEDTFQDYQEMFVQFGYVVLFSSAFPLAALCALVNNLIEIRSDAFKLCTGLQRPFGQRVESIGQWQKVMEAMGVLAIVVNCYLIGQCGQLQRLFPWLSPEAAIVSVVVLEHLALLVKYLIHAAIPDIPGWVAEEMAKLEYQRREAFKRHERQAQQHFQQQQRRRREEEERQRHAEQQARRERDAGGREEARAEAPGPDPAAERGAAKAKGSERPRRPGALLPPGPVLRLKQIIPLQTRPPAPTGCAPPPRSPADTRLPAFLSLRFLKAPERGPSPPRPGKLFAFAAREPAANGAPGGGARAHRSAGDEPAAAEPEPRLEDAGHRP, encoded by the exons ATGCCTTCTTTGTCACCGCCACATACGAGAG TCCTTAGGTTGGGAATGGTGAGCTGGGGGTCCCACGGTGAGACCACTATGCCCTGTCCTGCCCGCAGCCTACTCCGTGGGGCCGACGAGCTGGGTCTGCGCAAGGCCGTGAAGGCCGAGTTTGGAGGGGGCACCCGCAGCTTCTCCTGCGAAGAGGACTTCATCTACGAGAATGTGGAGAGCGAACTACGCTTCTTCACATCGCAG GAGCGGCAGAGCATCATTCGCTTCTGGTTGCAGAACCTTCGAGCCAAGCAGGGGGAGGCTCTGCATAACGTGCGCTTCTTGGAGGACCAGCCAATCA TTCCGGAGCTGGCTGCACGAGGCATCATACAGCAGGTGTTTCCAGTACACGAGCAGCGTATTCTGAATCGTCTCATGAAGTCCTGGGTGCAGGCCGTGTGTGAAAACCAGCCTTTAG ATGATATCTGTGACTATTTTGGTGTGAAGATTGCCATGTATTTTGCCTGGCTGGGCTTCTACACATCGGCAATGGTTTATCCCGCTGTCTTTGGCTCTGTTCTGTATACATTCACTGAGGCTGATCAG ACAAGCCGGGATGTTTCCTGTGTGGTCTTCGCTCTCTTCAATGTGATCTGGTCAACACTGTTCTTGGAGGAGTGGAAACGGAGGGGGGCAGAGCTAGCCTACAAATGGGGTACACTAGACTCACCTGGGGAGGCTGTGGAAGAGCCACGTCCCCAGTTCAGG GGCATCCGGCGCATCAGCCCCATCACCCGGGCTGAGGAGTTCTACTACCCGCCCTGGAAGCGACTGCTCTTCCAGCTGCTTGTCAGCCTGCCTCTGTGCCTGGCCTGCCTTGTCTCCGTCTTTGTACTGATGCTGGGCTGCTTCCAGCTGCAG GAGCTAGTCTTGAGCGTGAAAGGTCTGCCCCGCCTGATTCGCTTCTTGCCCAAGGTCATGCTAGCCCTGCTGGTCAGTGTGAGTGCTGAGGGCTACAAGAAGTTAGCTGTGTGGCTCAATGACATGG AGAATTACCGGCTAGAGAGCACCTACGAGAGGCACCTTATCATCAAAGTCGTCTTG TTCCAGTTTGTCAACTCGTACTTGAGTCTGTTCTACATCGGCTTCTACCTCAAAGACATGGACCGCCTGAAAGAGGTGAGGGGCTGTGCACCGTCCCAGGGACAGCACCCTGGCCCCTTGGGGACGGACCCATGTAAGGGGTCCAgggctctccagcccctccctcctgtcctccatccttctctcctttttgtcCGTCTGTCCATGTGTCCTTTCTCTGCCTGTCGTTTCCCTCTCCCATCTGTCCGTCCACCTGTCCGGTCGGTCCCTCCACAGCTCCTGCTACTCCTGTCCCTGACCCAGAGCCTCGAGCGGCAGTTGCGGGCGGCGCTGGTCCCGCTCGCGGCCCTGCGGTTCCgcctgctcctcctgtccctccggGGTCTCCTGCTCGTGGCCCGGGCCAAA ATGCTAGCCACCCTACTCATCACCCGGCAGTTGCTGCAGAACGTGCGCGAGGTGCTGCAGCCGCATCTGTACCGCAGGCTGGGCAGCGGGGAGCTAGGCTTGCGCACCATCCTAGAGCTGGCCCGGGCTCTGCTAGGCCTGCTGAACCCCTTGCGCCCAGACCCCCGACGGCACTTGGATGCCCAGGCTGATGAGGGTGGAGCTGGAAGCCGCAGGTGCCTGGGCGGTGGCTGCGGGGCgccggaggaggaggaggaggaggaggaggcggctgTGGAGCGGAGGCCAGCAGGGGAAGGTGGGGAGGTTCCAGAAGGGCCTCGGGGTggcaaggaggatgaggaggacgaggacgaggacgaggaggaggacgACGAATATGAGGGCGAGGAAGGAAGCCTCCTGGACTGCGGGCTGCGCCTCAAGAAGGTCAGCTTCGCTGAACGGGGCGCAGGGCGGCGCAAGCCAGGCCCGAGCCCTGACGGCCTCCTGGAGGAGGGGAGCCCCACCATGGTGGAAAAGGGGCTGGAGCCTGGTGTGTTTACGCTGGCTGAAGAAGATGATGAGCCCGAGGGGCCTCCAGGCAGCCCCGGGCCAGAGCCCCAGACCGTCTTGTTTCGTCGAGCGGGCGGCGAGGGCCGCGACCAAGGGCTTGATGGAGACCGAGATCCGGAGACTGGCTCTGGCGACGCGGctgggagacagaagagacagaacagGTCCTCGTGGATCGACCCGCCAGAGGAGGAGCATTCACCGCAGCTCAcgcaggcagagctggagagctgcATGAAGAAGTATGAG GACACTTTCCAGGACTACCAGGAGATGTTTGTGCAGTTTGGCTATGTAGTGCTCTTCTCCTCTGCCTTCCCGCTGGCCGCCCTGTGTGCCCTAGTCAACAACCTGATTGAGATCCGCAGTGATGCCTTCAAGCTCTGCACTGGTCTACAGCGGCCTTTCGGCCAGCGCGTGGAGAGCATTGGCCAGTGGCAG AAGGTCATGGAGGCAATGGGTGTGCTGGCCATCGTGGTGAACTGCTACCTCATTGGCCAGTGTGGCCAGCTGCAGCGCCTGTTCCCCTGGCTGAGCCCAGAGGCAGCCATTGTGTCTGTGGTGGTGCTAGAG CATTTGGCTCTTCTAGTGAAGTACCTCATCCACGCAGCCATCCCCGACATCCCCGGCTGGgtggctgaggagatggccaAACTGGAGTACCAGCGACGAGAAGCCTTCAAG CGGCACGAGCGGCAGGCGCAGCAGCACtttcagcagcagcagaggcggCGGCGCGAGGAGGAGGAGCGGCAGCGGCACGCGGAGCAGCAGGCGCGGCGGGAGCGCGACGCGGGAGGCCGCGAGGAGGCGCGCGCGGAGGCCCCCGGCCCGGATCCTGCGGCGGAGCGCGGCGCGGCCAAAGCCAAGGGCAGCGAGCGGCCCCGAAGGCCCGGAGCGCTGCTGCCGCCCGGCCCTGTGCTGCGGCTGAAGCAGATCATCCCGTTGCAGACTCGACCGCCCGCGCCCACCGGGTGCGCGCCCCCGCCGCGCTCGCCCGCGGACACGCGCCTGCCCGCCTTCCTCAGCTTGCGCTTCCTCAAGGCGCCGGAGCGCGGCCCGTCCCCGCCGCGGCCCGGGAAGCTGTTCGCTTTCGCGGCGCGCGAGCCCGCAGCCAACGGGGCCCCCGGGGGCGGCGCGCGCGCTCACAGGAGCGCCGGGGACGAGCCCGCGGCCGCCGAGCCGGAGCCGCGGCTGGAGGACGCAGGTCACAGGCCTTAA
- the Ano8 gene encoding anoctamin-8 isoform X6 yields MAEAASGAGDVTLEGERGKRPPPEGEPAAPASGVLDKLFGKRLLQAGRYLVSHKAWMKTVPTEDCDVLMTFPDTTDDHTLLWLLNHIRVGIPELIVQVRHHRHTRAYAFFVTATYESLLRGADELGLRKAVKAEFGGGTRSFSCEEDFIYENVESELRFFTSQERQSIIRFWLQNLRAKQGEALHNVRFLEDQPIIPELAARGIIQQVFPVHEQRILNRLMKSWVQAVCENQPLDDICDYFGVKIAMYFAWLGFYTSAMVYPAVFGSVLYTFTEADQTSRDVSCVVFALFNVIWSTLFLEEWKRRGAELAYKWGTLDSPGEAVEEPRPQFRGIRRISPITRAEEFYYPPWKRLLFQLLVSLPLCLACLVSVFVLMLGCFQLQELVLSVKGLPRLIRFLPKVMLALLVSVSAEGYKKLAVWLNDMENYRLESTYERHLIIKVVLFQFVNSYLSLFYIGFYLKDMDRLKEMLATLLITRQLLQNVREVLQPHLYRRLGSGELGLRTILELARALLGLLNPLRPDPRRHLDAQADEGGAGSRRCLGGGCGAPEEEEEEEEAAVERRPAGEGGEVPEGPRGGKEDEEDEDEDEEEDDEYEGEEGSLLDCGLRLKKVSFAERGAGRRKPGPSPDGLLEEGSPTMVEKGLEPGVFTLAEEDDEPEGPPGSPGPEPQTVLFRRAGGEGRDQGLDGDRDPETGSGDAAGRQKRQNRSSWIDPPEEEHSPQLTQAELESCMKKYEDTFQDYQEMFVQFGYVVLFSSAFPLAALCALVNNLIEIRSDAFKLCTGLQRPFGQRVESIGQWQKVMEAMGVLAIVVNCYLIGQCGQLQRLFPWLSPEAAIVSVVVLEHLALLVKYLIHAAIPDIPGWVAEEMAKLEYQRREAFKRHERQAQQHFQQQQRRRREEEERQRHAEQQARRERDAGGREEARAEAPGPDPAAERGAAKAKGSERPRRPGALLPPGPVLRLKQIIPLQTRPPAPTGCAPPPRSPADTRLPAFLSLRFLKAPERGPSPPRPGKLFAFAAREPAANGAPGGGARAHRSAGDEPAAAEPEPRLEDAGHRP; encoded by the exons ATGGCCGAGGCGGCTTCGGGCGCCGGGGACGTGACCCTGGAGGGGGAGCGGGGCAAGAGGCCCCCGCCCGAGGGCGAGCCTGCGGCGCCTGCGTCGGGAGTACTGG ATAAACTATTTGGGAAGAGGCTCCTGCAGGCTGGCCGCTACCTGGTGTCCCACAAGGCATGGATGAAGACAGTGCCCACCGAGGATTGCGATGTGCTCATGACCTTCCCAG ACACCACTGATGATCACACGCTGCTGTGGCTGCTGAATCACATCCGGGTGGGCATTCCCGAGCTGATCGTGCAAGTTCGTCACCACCGCCACACGCGTGCCTATGCCTTCTTTGTCACCGCCACATACGAGAG CCTACTCCGTGGGGCCGACGAGCTGGGTCTGCGCAAGGCCGTGAAGGCCGAGTTTGGAGGGGGCACCCGCAGCTTCTCCTGCGAAGAGGACTTCATCTACGAGAATGTGGAGAGCGAACTACGCTTCTTCACATCGCAG GAGCGGCAGAGCATCATTCGCTTCTGGTTGCAGAACCTTCGAGCCAAGCAGGGGGAGGCTCTGCATAACGTGCGCTTCTTGGAGGACCAGCCAATCA TTCCGGAGCTGGCTGCACGAGGCATCATACAGCAGGTGTTTCCAGTACACGAGCAGCGTATTCTGAATCGTCTCATGAAGTCCTGGGTGCAGGCCGTGTGTGAAAACCAGCCTTTAG ATGATATCTGTGACTATTTTGGTGTGAAGATTGCCATGTATTTTGCCTGGCTGGGCTTCTACACATCGGCAATGGTTTATCCCGCTGTCTTTGGCTCTGTTCTGTATACATTCACTGAGGCTGATCAG ACAAGCCGGGATGTTTCCTGTGTGGTCTTCGCTCTCTTCAATGTGATCTGGTCAACACTGTTCTTGGAGGAGTGGAAACGGAGGGGGGCAGAGCTAGCCTACAAATGGGGTACACTAGACTCACCTGGGGAGGCTGTGGAAGAGCCACGTCCCCAGTTCAGG GGCATCCGGCGCATCAGCCCCATCACCCGGGCTGAGGAGTTCTACTACCCGCCCTGGAAGCGACTGCTCTTCCAGCTGCTTGTCAGCCTGCCTCTGTGCCTGGCCTGCCTTGTCTCCGTCTTTGTACTGATGCTGGGCTGCTTCCAGCTGCAG GAGCTAGTCTTGAGCGTGAAAGGTCTGCCCCGCCTGATTCGCTTCTTGCCCAAGGTCATGCTAGCCCTGCTGGTCAGTGTGAGTGCTGAGGGCTACAAGAAGTTAGCTGTGTGGCTCAATGACATGG AGAATTACCGGCTAGAGAGCACCTACGAGAGGCACCTTATCATCAAAGTCGTCTTG TTCCAGTTTGTCAACTCGTACTTGAGTCTGTTCTACATCGGCTTCTACCTCAAAGACATGGACCGCCTGAAAGAG ATGCTAGCCACCCTACTCATCACCCGGCAGTTGCTGCAGAACGTGCGCGAGGTGCTGCAGCCGCATCTGTACCGCAGGCTGGGCAGCGGGGAGCTAGGCTTGCGCACCATCCTAGAGCTGGCCCGGGCTCTGCTAGGCCTGCTGAACCCCTTGCGCCCAGACCCCCGACGGCACTTGGATGCCCAGGCTGATGAGGGTGGAGCTGGAAGCCGCAGGTGCCTGGGCGGTGGCTGCGGGGCgccggaggaggaggaggaggaggaggaggcggctgTGGAGCGGAGGCCAGCAGGGGAAGGTGGGGAGGTTCCAGAAGGGCCTCGGGGTggcaaggaggatgaggaggacgaggacgaggacgaggaggaggacgACGAATATGAGGGCGAGGAAGGAAGCCTCCTGGACTGCGGGCTGCGCCTCAAGAAGGTCAGCTTCGCTGAACGGGGCGCAGGGCGGCGCAAGCCAGGCCCGAGCCCTGACGGCCTCCTGGAGGAGGGGAGCCCCACCATGGTGGAAAAGGGGCTGGAGCCTGGTGTGTTTACGCTGGCTGAAGAAGATGATGAGCCCGAGGGGCCTCCAGGCAGCCCCGGGCCAGAGCCCCAGACCGTCTTGTTTCGTCGAGCGGGCGGCGAGGGCCGCGACCAAGGGCTTGATGGAGACCGAGATCCGGAGACTGGCTCTGGCGACGCGGctgggagacagaagagacagaacagGTCCTCGTGGATCGACCCGCCAGAGGAGGAGCATTCACCGCAGCTCAcgcaggcagagctggagagctgcATGAAGAAGTATGAG GACACTTTCCAGGACTACCAGGAGATGTTTGTGCAGTTTGGCTATGTAGTGCTCTTCTCCTCTGCCTTCCCGCTGGCCGCCCTGTGTGCCCTAGTCAACAACCTGATTGAGATCCGCAGTGATGCCTTCAAGCTCTGCACTGGTCTACAGCGGCCTTTCGGCCAGCGCGTGGAGAGCATTGGCCAGTGGCAG AAGGTCATGGAGGCAATGGGTGTGCTGGCCATCGTGGTGAACTGCTACCTCATTGGCCAGTGTGGCCAGCTGCAGCGCCTGTTCCCCTGGCTGAGCCCAGAGGCAGCCATTGTGTCTGTGGTGGTGCTAGAG CATTTGGCTCTTCTAGTGAAGTACCTCATCCACGCAGCCATCCCCGACATCCCCGGCTGGgtggctgaggagatggccaAACTGGAGTACCAGCGACGAGAAGCCTTCAAG CGGCACGAGCGGCAGGCGCAGCAGCACtttcagcagcagcagaggcggCGGCGCGAGGAGGAGGAGCGGCAGCGGCACGCGGAGCAGCAGGCGCGGCGGGAGCGCGACGCGGGAGGCCGCGAGGAGGCGCGCGCGGAGGCCCCCGGCCCGGATCCTGCGGCGGAGCGCGGCGCGGCCAAAGCCAAGGGCAGCGAGCGGCCCCGAAGGCCCGGAGCGCTGCTGCCGCCCGGCCCTGTGCTGCGGCTGAAGCAGATCATCCCGTTGCAGACTCGACCGCCCGCGCCCACCGGGTGCGCGCCCCCGCCGCGCTCGCCCGCGGACACGCGCCTGCCCGCCTTCCTCAGCTTGCGCTTCCTCAAGGCGCCGGAGCGCGGCCCGTCCCCGCCGCGGCCCGGGAAGCTGTTCGCTTTCGCGGCGCGCGAGCCCGCAGCCAACGGGGCCCCCGGGGGCGGCGCGCGCGCTCACAGGAGCGCCGGGGACGAGCCCGCGGCCGCCGAGCCGGAGCCGCGGCTGGAGGACGCAGGTCACAGGCCTTAA